A window from Kovacikia minuta CCNUW1 encodes these proteins:
- a CDS encoding Gfo/Idh/MocA family protein — MAGKIQVGVVGIGFGQQVHVPAFQLDDRCQVQAICASTVERATEVAQRLKVDRALGNWQELVADPTIAAISIATPPAIQTEVAIAALTQGKAVFCEKPLASFAGNSAKTGRTGKTGGCGQHGGFRISRH, encoded by the coding sequence ATGGCGGGCAAAATCCAGGTCGGTGTAGTGGGGATTGGGTTCGGGCAGCAGGTGCATGTTCCCGCTTTCCAACTGGACGATCGTTGCCAGGTACAGGCGATCTGCGCCAGCACGGTGGAGCGGGCAACAGAAGTCGCCCAACGACTAAAGGTCGATCGTGCCCTTGGCAACTGGCAGGAGCTGGTTGCCGATCCGACCATTGCTGCCATTTCAATTGCTACCCCCCCCGCCATCCAGACGGAAGTTGCGATCGCAGCCCTGACCCAGGGTAAAGCGGTGTTTTGTGAAAAGCCCCTGGCGAGTTTCGCTGGAAACAGCGCAAAAACTGGCAGGACTGGCAAAACAGGCGGGTGTGGCCAACATGGTGGATTTCGAATTTCCAGACATTGA
- a CDS encoding class I SAM-dependent methyltransferase, which yields MTDSIKLSAGTGSSVVVERCQVCGSTDLKSVLFLGYLPPVNQMRSIGELPQEQPAYPAELLGCQNCQLVQIGLIVDPNILFPPEYPYTSGTTKILRDNFAEMYEECQTLIPLKSDDLVIDIGSNDGTLLSNFKNGGHRVQGIEPTQRGEIANEKGIPTAIAFFGNEIATKVRAEKGPAKIITATNVFAHIENIHDIVENILLLLDQNGVFISESHYLLSLVETLQYDTIYHEHLRYYSLQSLQYLLNMHGLEVFHAKQIPTHGGSIRVYAARKGVYPIQPTVQALLNKEAALGIDTEQLQAFKHNVVLSKLQLHSLLLDIKKQGQRIYGIGAPSRASTLINYVGLDDGIVDCVLEVKGSYKTGKYMPGTLIPVIDEAKLFEDQPEYALLLSWHIADELAPKLTQKGFKGKYIVPLPIPRILEVT from the coding sequence ATGACAGATTCCATCAAACTCTCAGCCGGAACTGGCTCTAGTGTTGTTGTCGAACGCTGCCAGGTTTGCGGTTCCACGGATCTGAAATCGGTCCTGTTTCTGGGCTATTTGCCGCCCGTCAACCAGATGCGATCGATCGGTGAACTTCCCCAGGAGCAACCCGCCTACCCCGCTGAGTTGCTGGGTTGCCAGAATTGCCAACTGGTTCAGATTGGTCTCATTGTCGATCCAAACATTTTATTTCCGCCAGAATATCCCTATACCAGCGGCACCACAAAGATCCTGCGCGATAACTTCGCTGAGATGTATGAGGAATGCCAAACGCTGATTCCCCTTAAATCCGATGATCTGGTGATTGATATTGGCTCCAATGATGGCACCTTGCTCAGCAACTTCAAAAATGGCGGACATCGGGTGCAGGGAATTGAGCCAACCCAACGGGGGGAAATTGCTAACGAGAAGGGCATTCCCACGGCGATCGCCTTCTTTGGAAACGAAATTGCCACCAAAGTTAGAGCAGAGAAAGGACCCGCCAAAATTATCACGGCAACCAATGTCTTTGCCCATATTGAAAATATTCACGATATTGTCGAAAACATTCTGCTGCTGCTGGATCAGAATGGCGTCTTCATTTCTGAGTCCCACTACTTGCTCAGCCTGGTAGAAACCTTACAGTACGACACCATTTACCACGAACACCTGCGTTACTACTCCCTCCAAAGTTTGCAATATTTGCTCAACATGCACGGGTTGGAAGTCTTCCACGCTAAACAGATTCCCACCCACGGAGGCTCCATTCGGGTTTATGCTGCCCGCAAAGGGGTCTATCCTATCCAGCCAACGGTGCAGGCACTGCTGAACAAAGAAGCCGCCCTGGGAATCGACACCGAACAGTTGCAGGCATTCAAGCACAACGTCGTGCTTTCGAAACTGCAACTCCATAGTCTGCTGCTCGACATCAAAAAACAGGGCCAACGTATCTACGGTATTGGCGCACCTTCCCGTGCCAGCACCCTGATTAACTACGTCGGGCTAGATGATGGCATTGTGGACTGTGTATTAGAAGTCAAAGGTTCCTACAAAACGGGAAAATATATGCCTGGCACCCTGATTCCCGTTATTGATGAAGCCAAACTATTTGAAGACCAACCCGAATATGCGCTGCTATTGTCCTGGCATATTGCGGACGAGCTTGCCCCCAAACTGACCCAAAAAGGCTTCAAGGGCAAATATATTGTGCCCCTGCCCATTCCCAGAATTCTGGAAGTCACGTAA
- a CDS encoding glycosyltransferase family 2 protein has product MSQSQPTVSVIIPCYNQGHYLDEAVGSILSQTDQSFEVIVINDGSTDEATVHLLQNYQKPHVKIIHTENRGPSAARNTGIQQAIGEYILPLDADDLIRPTYLEKGIKILDSNSNVGIVYSQAEFFGARTGVCAMSVYSFPEILQGNLIFNTSFYRKSDWEKVGGYNENMVDGWEDFDFWLSLIELGREVVHIPEPLLLYRQIPNSRNDRLNRDRQVASYVQVFRNHTRLYTDHIHTLFEDLVDLRDNVRQTHARLEQAQIELAQSQTQLIQAEGKIAHYQTVVAAMQSSKFWKLRNQWLKLQQRFGLKTDDVLTQPVNSDQF; this is encoded by the coding sequence ATGAGTCAGTCTCAGCCTACCGTTTCCGTCATCATCCCTTGCTACAACCAGGGACATTACCTGGATGAAGCGGTAGGAAGCATTCTTTCTCAGACCGATCAAAGCTTTGAGGTGATTGTCATCAACGACGGTTCTACGGACGAAGCGACGGTTCACCTCCTGCAAAATTACCAGAAACCCCACGTCAAAATTATCCATACAGAAAATCGAGGTCCCTCCGCCGCTCGCAATACGGGAATTCAGCAGGCGATCGGAGAATACATTCTGCCCCTGGATGCCGACGACCTGATCCGCCCGACCTACCTCGAAAAAGGCATCAAGATTCTCGACAGCAACTCTAACGTTGGTATCGTTTACTCACAGGCAGAATTTTTTGGTGCCAGGACGGGCGTCTGTGCCATGTCTGTCTACAGCTTTCCAGAAATCTTGCAGGGGAATCTGATTTTCAACACGAGCTTTTACCGCAAATCTGATTGGGAAAAAGTCGGTGGCTACAACGAGAATATGGTCGATGGTTGGGAAGATTTTGACTTCTGGCTATCCCTGATCGAGTTGGGTCGGGAAGTCGTTCACATTCCGGAACCCCTGCTGCTCTATCGCCAGATTCCCAATTCCAGAAACGATCGCCTCAACCGCGATCGTCAGGTCGCCAGCTATGTCCAGGTTTTTCGTAACCACACCCGTTTATACACAGACCATATCCATACTCTGTTTGAGGATCTCGTTGATCTGAGAGACAATGTGCGCCAAACCCATGCCCGCCTTGAGCAAGCGCAAATCGAGTTAGCCCAGTCCCAGACTCAACTGATCCAGGCTGAGGGCAAAATTGCCCACTACCAAACCGTGGTTGCCGCAATGCAAAGCAGCAAGTTTTGGAAGCTGCGCAATCAATGGCTTAAACTTCAGCAACGGTTCGGCTTAAAGACCGATGATGTGCTGACCCAACCTGTTAATTCTGACCAATTTTGA
- a CDS encoding glycosyltransferase family 2 protein, translating into MAASTSPSGITKKLGKLVKVWQERGTKGLLRFLYQRGTERLQSKRTYDHWVKQTRLTRLDILNAKREIARWPLHPKFSILMPVYNVEAKWLEKAIQSVLNQIYPDWELCIADDASSMPHIKPILTHYSKFDARIKVVFRSENGNIAAASNSALELATGDYIALLDHDDELAIDALFETAKWINQHPDADFIYSDEDKIDSQGKRLDPFFKPDWSPDYFHACMYTCHLGIYRTRLIHDIGGFRTGYDGSQDYDLVLRVVEKTKNIYHIPKILYHWRIIPASVTAGEHAKPWAYLAARKALEDSLAASPYPGWVEETPWAGFWRVRRHITGQPLVSIIIPSAGKVIDTDNRSLSVLENCVRSIQQCSTYRNFEIIVVDGYDIPEPTLERLTQPTAADSSEAATIALVRCADPFNFAQRINLGAARARGEFLLLLNDDTEVLTPDWLESLLEFAQQTEIGAVGAKLLYPDGKIQHTGVMILDGNAGHAFHGFEGDHLGYFCSNVVNRNYLAVTAACLMMRREVFLQLGGMDEQFPLNYNDVDLCLKAHQAGYRNVVTPHAQLVHYESASREAGLRPPEWQTLNNKWGNYLKALGKDPYYNPNLSYRAVTFELVRK; encoded by the coding sequence GTGGCAGCATCAACGAGTCCTTCTGGAATCACAAAAAAGCTGGGCAAACTCGTCAAGGTCTGGCAGGAGCGGGGAACGAAAGGGCTACTGCGATTCCTTTACCAGCGAGGTACCGAGCGGTTACAAAGCAAGCGCACCTATGACCACTGGGTGAAGCAAACACGGTTAACCCGACTGGATATCTTGAACGCCAAACGCGAGATTGCCCGCTGGCCGCTCCATCCCAAATTCTCCATCCTCATGCCTGTCTACAACGTCGAAGCCAAGTGGTTGGAGAAAGCCATTCAGTCTGTGCTGAATCAGATTTACCCAGATTGGGAACTCTGCATTGCTGACGATGCTTCCTCCATGCCCCATATCAAACCTATCCTGACCCACTACAGTAAGTTTGATGCCCGCATTAAGGTAGTGTTTCGTTCTGAGAATGGCAATATTGCCGCTGCCAGCAATTCTGCGCTGGAACTGGCAACCGGGGATTACATAGCATTGCTGGATCATGATGATGAGTTGGCGATCGATGCCCTGTTTGAAACCGCCAAATGGATCAATCAACATCCCGATGCTGATTTTATTTATAGCGACGAAGACAAAATTGACTCGCAGGGAAAACGGCTCGATCCCTTCTTCAAGCCAGACTGGTCCCCAGACTACTTCCATGCCTGCATGTATACCTGCCATCTGGGCATTTACCGCACTCGTTTGATCCACGACATCGGTGGGTTTCGGACGGGCTACGACGGCTCCCAGGACTACGATCTGGTTCTGCGCGTCGTCGAAAAAACGAAAAACATTTACCACATTCCCAAAATCCTTTACCACTGGCGGATTATTCCCGCGTCGGTCACTGCTGGAGAACATGCCAAGCCCTGGGCTTATCTTGCCGCTCGCAAAGCATTGGAAGATAGCCTGGCAGCCAGCCCTTACCCCGGTTGGGTCGAAGAAACTCCCTGGGCAGGGTTCTGGCGCGTCCGGCGACACATCACTGGGCAGCCTCTGGTTAGCATCATCATTCCCAGTGCAGGCAAGGTCATTGATACGGACAACAGATCGCTGAGTGTGCTAGAAAATTGTGTCCGTAGCATCCAGCAATGCAGCACCTACCGCAATTTTGAAATCATTGTGGTAGATGGCTACGACATTCCTGAACCAACCCTGGAGCGGTTAACCCAACCCACAGCGGCGGACAGTTCCGAGGCTGCAACGATCGCCCTTGTCCGTTGCGCAGACCCTTTCAACTTTGCTCAGCGGATTAATTTGGGCGCTGCCAGAGCCAGGGGAGAATTCCTGCTGCTGCTGAACGATGATACTGAAGTCCTTACCCCTGACTGGTTAGAATCCCTGCTAGAGTTTGCCCAACAAACGGAGATTGGAGCAGTCGGTGCCAAACTCCTATACCCCGATGGCAAAATTCAACATACAGGCGTCATGATCCTCGATGGTAATGCGGGGCATGCCTTTCATGGCTTTGAGGGCGACCATCTTGGCTACTTTTGCTCCAATGTTGTGAACCGCAATTACCTGGCGGTTACTGCTGCCTGCCTGATGATGCGGCGGGAAGTGTTTCTCCAGTTGGGGGGGATGGATGAGCAATTTCCGCTCAATTACAACGATGTGGATCTGTGTCTGAAGGCGCATCAGGCAGGCTACCGCAATGTTGTCACCCCCCATGCCCAGTTAGTTCACTATGAGTCTGCCAGTCGGGAGGCAGGATTGCGCCCACCAGAGTGGCAAACCCTGAATAATAAGTGGGGAAACTACTTGAAGGCGTTGGGCAAAGATCCCTACTACAATCCGAACTTGTCCTACCGGGCAGTTACGTTTGAACTAGTTAGAAAATAG
- a CDS encoding NAD-dependent epimerase/dehydratase family protein translates to MFIDDFIDGLMLILNQGEHLGIYHIGTMEEVAIAQVAHEIAHYFGRQIQIVPGALAKGGTPRRCPDITKLAALGYQPRYTFQDALPIVAKWYDENSQKAPREE, encoded by the coding sequence GTGTTTATTGATGATTTTATTGATGGGTTGATGCTGATCTTGAACCAGGGCGAACATCTGGGAATTTACCACATTGGCACGATGGAGGAAGTCGCGATCGCCCAGGTTGCCCATGAAATTGCCCACTACTTCGGTAGACAAATCCAGATCGTTCCCGGTGCCCTGGCCAAAGGGGGTACCCCTCGCCGCTGCCCCGACATCACCAAACTCGCCGCCCTTGGCTACCAACCCCGTTACACCTTCCAGGATGCCTTGCCGATTGTTGCCAAATGGTACGATGAGAACTCGCAGAAAGCCCCAAGGGAGGAATGA
- a CDS encoding glycosyltransferase family 2 protein has translation MYPLDILIPVYNEGENIIKVLESIRCSVKTPFQILICYDRETDNTLDALRTYVNAPLMKISLVKNRSQGVLGAVMTGVEESTAPAVLVFAADDTYNAGILDQMFQKFQEGCEIVVASRFIPGGCMEGCPWLKATLVRSAAFTLYHLAGLPTRDATNGFRLFSRRVLEQIKIETPEGWAFSLELLVKAHRRGWKIGEVPALWFERTAGKSKFRVFKWVPIYLRWYFYAFATTYLGKRE, from the coding sequence GTGTATCCACTTGATATTCTGATTCCTGTCTATAACGAAGGCGAGAACATCATTAAGGTGCTGGAGTCCATCAGATGTTCGGTCAAAACACCGTTCCAGATTCTGATTTGCTATGACCGGGAAACGGACAACACACTGGATGCGCTGAGAACCTATGTCAATGCCCCATTGATGAAGATCTCTCTGGTCAAGAATCGGAGTCAAGGGGTTTTGGGTGCAGTGATGACCGGGGTTGAGGAAAGCACCGCTCCGGCTGTCCTGGTTTTTGCCGCAGATGATACCTACAATGCAGGCATTCTGGATCAGATGTTCCAAAAGTTCCAGGAGGGATGCGAGATTGTGGTTGCCAGTCGATTTATACCAGGTGGCTGCATGGAAGGCTGTCCCTGGTTGAAAGCAACGCTGGTGCGATCGGCTGCTTTTACCCTTTATCACCTGGCAGGGTTGCCCACCCGTGACGCCACCAATGGTTTTCGGTTATTTTCCCGCCGGGTGTTAGAACAGATTAAAATCGAGACTCCCGAAGGCTGGGCTTTTAGTCTGGAACTCCTGGTGAAAGCCCATCGACGGGGCTGGAAAATTGGTGAAGTTCCCGCCCTTTGGTTTGAGCGAACTGCCGGAAAAAGCAAGTTTCGCGTATTCAAATGGGTGCCCATCTATCTCCGCTGGTATTTCTATGCCTTCGCGACAACCTATTTAGGGAAGAGGGAGTAG
- a CDS encoding NAD-dependent epimerase/dehydratase family protein — translation MSAKSYLVTGGTGFIGSALVRRLVQEGYRVRVLDDQSRGATSRLADVASEIEFVSADIRDPESVEKAVHGVDSVCHLAFVNGTEFFYSKPDLVLDVGVKGMVNVLDACIKHGIGELVLASSSEVYQTPPTVPTDETAPLSIPDPLNPRYSYGAGKIISEIMALNYGRKHLERVLIFRPHNVFGPDMGWEHVVPQLVLRMAGFVSRVGPKPFALSDSGNRGRNAGLCVY, via the coding sequence ATGAGTGCAAAGTCTTACCTGGTAACGGGCGGCACGGGCTTTATTGGCTCGGCTCTGGTGCGGCGTTTAGTGCAAGAAGGGTATCGGGTTCGGGTGCTGGATGATCAGTCACGCGGAGCGACCTCCCGCCTGGCAGATGTAGCATCGGAAATCGAATTTGTCTCTGCCGATATTCGTGACCCGGAATCCGTCGAGAAGGCGGTGCATGGAGTGGATAGCGTTTGTCACCTTGCCTTTGTCAACGGCACCGAATTTTTTTACAGTAAGCCGGATCTGGTCTTGGATGTTGGCGTCAAAGGGATGGTAAACGTGCTGGATGCTTGCATCAAGCACGGAATTGGGGAACTGGTGTTAGCGTCCAGTTCTGAGGTCTACCAGACGCCACCCACCGTTCCCACGGATGAAACGGCTCCGCTATCGATTCCCGACCCCCTGAATCCCCGTTATTCCTACGGAGCTGGCAAGATCATCAGCGAAATCATGGCGCTTAACTACGGGAGAAAGCACCTCGAGCGGGTGCTCATCTTCCGTCCCCATAATGTGTTTGGCCCTGACATGGGCTGGGAACATGTGGTTCCCCAACTCGTCCTGCGCATGGCGGGCTTTGTGTCAAGAGTCGGCCCTAAACCCTTTGCCCTTTCCGATTCAGGGAACCGGGGAAGAAACGCGGGCCTTTGTGTTTATTGA
- a CDS encoding UDP-glucose dehydrogenase family protein, which yields MTEIQTVSVVGLGKLGAPMVACLADKGYRVIGVDVNPAAIEAINAGKAPVQEPGLGEMLARNHDRIRATTDYGDAIADSDVTFIIVPTPSDASGKFSIKYILSAIDHIGQALRSKEQFHLIVITSTVMPGATGGEIREALEAKSGKRCGEGFGLCYSPEFIALGSVIHDMLNPDFILVGESDPKSGEILATIYRNLVNNDPPVSHMNLVNAELAKISVNTFVTTKISYANMLGEICERLPGADVDVVTAAIGQDSRIGKKYLRGATGYGGPCFPRDNVAFGVLAQSVGANAAIAEATDVINRKQAARIVSHLLPRLKPDSKVGILGLAYKPDTNVIEESQGVALAQELLSKGFSVILYDPLALDNTRQILGSAPEYAASIQACVHQSDAIVITTPCQAFKTLEPTDFSPATPSQPKVVLDCWRVLNRDRFATICEYIALGVG from the coding sequence GTGACTGAAATACAAACAGTCTCAGTGGTCGGACTTGGAAAATTAGGCGCGCCAATGGTTGCGTGTCTTGCAGACAAAGGCTATCGGGTCATTGGGGTAGACGTTAATCCGGCAGCGATTGAAGCTATCAATGCGGGTAAAGCTCCGGTACAGGAGCCAGGATTAGGGGAAATGCTCGCCCGCAATCACGATCGCATCCGCGCCACGACCGACTACGGTGACGCGATCGCCGATTCAGATGTCACCTTCATCATTGTCCCGACGCCCAGTGATGCCAGTGGCAAATTCTCGATCAAATACATCCTCAGCGCGATCGACCACATCGGGCAAGCATTGCGGAGTAAGGAGCAGTTTCATCTAATCGTCATTACCAGTACCGTGATGCCTGGTGCCACCGGGGGAGAAATTCGGGAAGCCCTGGAAGCAAAATCGGGCAAACGCTGTGGTGAAGGGTTTGGTTTATGCTATAGTCCCGAATTCATTGCCCTGGGCAGCGTCATCCACGACATGCTGAATCCCGATTTCATTTTGGTGGGCGAATCTGATCCTAAATCTGGGGAAATTCTAGCCACGATCTACCGTAATCTGGTCAACAACGATCCGCCCGTTTCCCACATGAACCTGGTGAATGCGGAACTGGCAAAGATTTCGGTCAACACTTTTGTGACCACCAAAATCTCCTATGCCAATATGCTGGGCGAGATTTGTGAACGCCTTCCCGGTGCAGACGTGGATGTGGTAACGGCAGCGATCGGGCAGGACTCTCGGATCGGTAAAAAGTATCTCCGAGGAGCAACAGGGTATGGGGGTCCCTGCTTCCCCCGCGATAATGTGGCGTTTGGGGTGCTGGCACAGTCGGTGGGCGCAAATGCCGCGATCGCCGAAGCGACAGATGTGATTAACCGCAAACAAGCCGCCCGCATTGTCAGCCATTTGCTGCCCCGCCTAAAACCCGATTCTAAGGTGGGGATTCTGGGCCTTGCCTATAAGCCAGATACAAATGTGATTGAAGAATCTCAGGGTGTTGCCCTGGCACAGGAATTGCTTTCTAAGGGGTTTTCGGTGATTCTCTACGACCCGCTGGCACTGGACAATACCCGTCAAATTCTGGGAAGTGCGCCAGAGTACGCAGCTTCGATCCAGGCGTGTGTTCACCAGTCCGATGCGATCGTTATCACTACTCCCTGCCAAGCATTCAAAACACTTGAACCTACAGATTTCTCACCGGCAACTCCATCCCAACCTAAAGTAGTGTTGGACTGCTGGCGGGTCTTGAACCGCGATCGCTTTGCAACAATTTGCGAGTATATTGCGCTTGGAGTAGGCTAA
- a CDS encoding nucleotide sugar dehydrogenase: MSDGVSDVRFDICVVGGAGHVGLPLALVFASKGLRVLIYDINENTLETIRKGIVPFMERGAEPLLQQALERELLFLSSEPEDIARASTLIITIGTPVDEFLNPVLKLIRDCMQDLLPYLTCNQLIILRSTVYPGTTDWVDKFLRSHGKDIKLAFCPERVVQGYSIEELQRLPQIISGTTPKAEQEAAELFELIAPEVVRLSPMEAEFAKLFNNAYRYIQFAAANQFYMIANSAGVDYHRVLQGMKQNYPRARDIPAPGFAAGPCLFKDTMQLGAFSDNQFTLGHAAMLANEGLVLYLVDDIAKTYRLERLSVGLLGMAFKADSDDIRSSLSYKLKRVLEFRAKTVYTTDPYVKTDRELLPLDVVIARSDLLILCAPHSDYRHLDTKGKPVVDIWGFLNKESLVGVA; encoded by the coding sequence ATGTCAGATGGTGTGAGTGATGTCCGGTTTGATATTTGCGTCGTGGGTGGGGCAGGTCACGTCGGTTTGCCGCTAGCGCTTGTGTTTGCCAGCAAAGGGCTGCGTGTTCTGATCTATGACATTAATGAAAATACGCTTGAAACCATCCGTAAAGGGATTGTTCCCTTTATGGAGCGGGGGGCAGAACCCCTGTTGCAACAAGCCCTGGAGCGGGAGTTGTTATTTCTATCTTCAGAGCCGGAAGATATTGCACGGGCATCAACATTAATTATCACCATTGGGACGCCCGTCGATGAGTTTTTGAATCCGGTCTTGAAGCTCATTCGGGACTGCATGCAGGACTTGCTGCCCTATCTCACCTGCAACCAGTTAATCATTTTGCGCTCTACGGTATATCCAGGAACAACGGACTGGGTGGATAAGTTTCTGCGATCGCATGGCAAGGATATCAAACTGGCATTCTGCCCAGAGCGGGTGGTGCAGGGGTATTCCATTGAAGAGCTACAACGCCTGCCCCAAATCATCAGCGGCACGACTCCCAAAGCAGAACAGGAGGCAGCCGAGTTGTTTGAGCTGATTGCACCGGAAGTGGTGCGCTTGTCGCCAATGGAGGCAGAGTTCGCCAAATTGTTTAACAATGCCTACCGCTACATCCAGTTTGCGGCGGCAAACCAGTTTTATATGATTGCTAACTCTGCTGGTGTGGACTATCACCGGGTGCTGCAAGGCATGAAGCAGAACTATCCCAGGGCACGGGATATTCCTGCACCAGGATTTGCGGCGGGGCCGTGCTTGTTCAAAGATACGATGCAACTGGGCGCGTTTTCTGATAACCAGTTCACCCTGGGACACGCGGCGATGCTTGCCAATGAAGGACTGGTGCTGTACCTGGTAGATGACATTGCCAAAACCTATCGGCTGGAGCGGTTGTCGGTTGGTCTGTTGGGGATGGCGTTTAAGGCAGACAGTGATGATATCAGATCGTCCCTCAGCTACAAACTCAAACGAGTTCTAGAATTTCGGGCCAAAACGGTTTATACCACTGACCCCTATGTGAAAACCGATCGCGAACTGCTGCCCCTGGATGTGGTGATTGCCAGAAGTGATTTATTGATTCTGTGTGCTCCCCACAGCGACTACCGTCACCTGGATACTAAAGGCAAACCGGTGGTTGATATCTGGGGCTTCCTGAACAAGGAGTCGCTGGTAGGCGTAGCGTGA
- a CDS encoding NAD-dependent epimerase/dehydratase family protein, with product MIVVCGGGGFIGGHLVKTLIQQGHPHVRAVDIKPLDEWYQVSQDAENLVLDLQEKDHCERALYGASTVYNLAADMGGMGFIENNKALCMLSVLINTHLLMAARKYGIDRFFFASSACVYPDYRQTTPHVIPLKESDAYPAMPEDGYGWEKLFSERMCRHFNEDFGLTTRVARYHNVYGPFGTYDGGREKAPAAVCRKVIQAKLSGVHEIEIWGDGNQTRSFMYIDDCIQGTLDIMASDITQPINLGSSQLVTINQLVDIVEKIAKVKLKRTYNLSAPKGVNGRNSDNTMIQALLGWEPSIRLEDGMERTYRWIYDQMTKSRVLVGTGV from the coding sequence ATGATAGTAGTGTGTGGTGGTGGTGGCTTCATTGGAGGTCACCTGGTAAAGACATTGATTCAACAAGGACACCCCCATGTCAGAGCGGTAGACATTAAGCCGCTGGACGAGTGGTATCAGGTTTCTCAAGATGCGGAGAACCTGGTCCTAGACCTGCAAGAAAAAGATCATTGTGAAAGGGCACTCTATGGGGCTAGCACGGTTTATAACCTTGCCGCTGACATGGGAGGGATGGGCTTTATCGAGAACAATAAGGCTCTTTGCATGCTGAGCGTGCTGATTAACACTCACCTGCTCATGGCTGCCAGAAAATACGGCATCGATCGCTTCTTTTTCGCCTCCTCCGCCTGTGTCTACCCGGACTACCGTCAAACCACGCCCCACGTCATCCCCTTAAAAGAATCTGATGCTTACCCGGCAATGCCAGAGGACGGCTACGGTTGGGAGAAGTTGTTCAGTGAACGAATGTGTCGCCACTTCAACGAAGACTTCGGTCTGACCACCCGCGTTGCCCGCTACCACAACGTCTATGGTCCCTTTGGCACCTACGATGGGGGGCGGGAAAAAGCCCCCGCCGCCGTTTGCCGTAAGGTGATTCAGGCAAAACTCTCTGGTGTCCATGAAATCGAAATTTGGGGAGATGGCAACCAGACTCGCAGCTTCATGTACATTGATGACTGCATTCAAGGCACGCTGGACATCATGGCAAGCGACATCACTCAGCCAATTAATCTGGGTAGTAGCCAACTGGTGACCATCAATCAACTCGTCGATATCGTGGAAAAAATCGCCAAGGTAAAGCTGAAGCGTACCTACAACCTCTCCGCTCCCAAGGGAGTGAACGGTAGAAACAGCGATAACACGATGATCCAGGCGCTATTAGGCTGGGAACCCAGCATCCGGTTAGAAGACGGGATGGAAAGAACCTACCGCTGGATTTATGACCAGATGACCAAAAGCCGAGTTCTTGTTGGAACCGGAGTTTAA
- a CDS encoding Gfo/Idh/MocA family protein: MVDFEFPDIDEWQQAKAILDQGGVGNLRHIAVSWNVETYANRMGLSSWKTRLGDGGGTLYSFVSHIFYYLEWFAGPIRRLVCSLYRPPGDSRPGDTLATLCLELESGVAASLSISSHSFLGSGHRVEFYGDAGTLVLDNPTTDYVSGFQLLHGTRETGKLETVLGDRPSPTPIKDGRLVVVSRLVNRFVTWLETGVPSTPSFKDGLRVQQLLEAARNSHESGCWVDCSMPASASKQGELP; this comes from the coding sequence ATGGTGGATTTCGAATTTCCAGACATTGATGAATGGCAACAGGCAAAGGCAATTCTGGATCAGGGGGGGGTAGGCAACCTGCGTCATATTGCCGTGTCCTGGAATGTCGAAACCTACGCGAATCGGATGGGGTTATCCTCCTGGAAAACTCGCCTGGGGGATGGGGGCGGCACCCTCTACTCCTTCGTTTCCCATATTTTCTATTACCTGGAATGGTTCGCTGGACCGATTCGCCGTCTGGTTTGCAGCCTCTATCGTCCACCAGGAGACAGCCGCCCCGGTGATACCCTGGCAACGCTCTGTCTGGAGCTAGAGTCGGGCGTCGCTGCTTCCCTTTCAATTAGCAGTCACTCATTTTTGGGCAGCGGTCACCGTGTAGAATTCTACGGAGATGCTGGTACTCTGGTTCTGGATAATCCGACGACTGATTATGTCAGTGGTTTCCAGTTGCTTCACGGCACCAGAGAAACCGGGAAACTGGAAACGGTGCTGGGCGATCGTCCCTCCCCAACCCCCATCAAAGATGGGCGGTTGGTTGTAGTTTCCCGATTGGTCAACCGTTTTGTCACCTGGCTGGAAACAGGGGTACCCAGTACCCCCAGTTTCAAAGACGGGTTACGAGTTCAGCAGTTGCTAGAGGCAGCCAGGAACTCCCATGAATCTGGCTGTTGGGTTGACTGTTCAATGCCCGCTTCCGCCTCTAAACAGGGGGAACTTCCCTAA